The following nucleotide sequence is from Fusobacterium sp. SYSU M8D902.
TGGGGGTGTAGCTCAGTTGGTTAGAGCGCATGCCTGTCACGCATGAGGTCGCGAGTTCGACCCTCGTCACTCCCGCCATTATTCTTGCCCAGATAGCTCAGTCGGTAGAGCAGGGGACTGAAAATCCCCGTGTCGGTGGTTCGATTCCGCCTTTGGGCACCACTACTGACTTTTAAATAAATATGGCGACGTCGCCAAGCGGTAAGGCAGAGGTCTGCAAAATCTCCACTCACCAGTTCAAATCTGGTCGTCGCCTCCATATGTAAATAACAGTTCTTCGGAACTGTTTTTTTTCATTTTCACTTGTTTTTTGGGCTTTTTGTCAAATGGTGTTGGTAAAAAAATTAAAAAGAGAGATACTGGCATATCTCTCTTTTTGCTCTTTTTTACTTATATTTTTCTAGTTAATTTAATTATAGCATAGATTTTTAAGAAATTCAATGGTACAATAAATTGCTCTTCTTTCTTCGCTATTCACTTCGAGAAAGGAGGTGGACAAGTGAGAAAGCTTATATTTTTTCTAGTTATGATAGTTTTATTTTTAATTCTATCTAAAAACGTTTATTAATGTTTTTTGTGGGAGAACTCTGGCAGGTTCTCCTGCTTTTTTATTTCAAAGAAAAATAAAAAGCTAAAATCTAGAATTATAGATATGTAGATAGAAGTAGAGAATAAAACACTCTACTTTTTTTATTACGTAAATAGTGTACACTATTTAAAAATAAGACAAAAAGTATTGACAAAAAACAATTTACAAGTTATTATTTAATTGTAAACGGTTACATAGAGTGGTGATAATATGAAAATGAAAGATATTGCAAGAGAATTAGGGCTATCAGTAGCCACTGTTTCAAGAGTAGTAAATGGACATAGTAATGTAAATGAGCAGACAAAAAAGAGAGTGGAGGAGTTTATTAAGAAGAAAAATTATACTCCTAATGTAATAGCTCAAAATCTATCAAAAATGGAAAACAGGACTATAGCTCTGCTTGTTCCTAATATCAGCAACCCATTTTTTGCAACTCTTATAAACTATATTTGTAAAAATTTTAATAGATATGGATATCAGATAGCTTTATACAATACAACTGAAAATTTAGAGCAGGAGAAAGAAGCTATAAAGAATATTTTAGGACATAGAATAGCAGGGGTGATAGCTATACTTATAGCTGGAGAGTATGAGGAAAATCCCTTAGCTTCTCTATTGAGACAGAGAATACCAGTGTATCTTTTAGATAGAGATTTTGAGTATTCTAAGGTGGCTGGAGTTTTTTTAGATAACTATATTGGAGCTTATAAAATTACGAAAGAACTATTAGAAAGAGGACACCGAGAGATAGCATTGATAACAGGAAATTTAGATTTTTTAAATGCTAGAGAGAGGTTGAAAGGGTATATTGAAGCTCATAAGGATATGGGAATAGAGTTTAAAGAGGAGAATATCTATGAAGGAGATTATCTTTTTGAAAGTGGATATGAGATGGGAAAAAGACTCTTACCAACATCTGTAACTGCTGTATTTTCATCTAATAGTTTGATGTTGTATGGAGTGTTGAAAGCTTTGAAAGAGGAGAGAAGAGAGATACAGTTAGCTTGTTTTGAAAGAGTAGATTTTTTTGATCTCCTAGATAGAGAGGTTGTAGCTTGTTCCATTCCGTTGAAAAAAATGGGAGAGGAGATTTGTGAACTCTTTATTTCAAAAGAGAAGAGTAAAAAAGTGTATATAGAACCAGTTTTAGAAAAGTAAAGGAGGACATATGAAAAAAATAGTTGTAGTTGGAAGTATAAATATGGACTTGGTTACAATTTGTAATAGAGTGCCTGAGGGAGGAGAAACACTTTTTGGAGAGGAGTTTTTTCAAGTTCCTGGAGGGAAGGGTGCTAATCAGGCAGTGGCTATTGGAAAATTGGGTACAGATGTAACTATGCTTGGTAAAGTTGGGAAAGATTCTTTTGGAAAAGATTTGATAGAAGCTATGAAGAAAAGTGGTGTTAAGACTGAACATATAAAAGAGGGAGAGAAGGCCACTGGAATAGCAAAGATAATAGTTGAGAAAAATGGACAGAATAGAATACTCGTTGTAGCAGGTGCTAATAGTGAGGTAGATAGAGAGTATATAGATGAGCATCTAGATGTAATTAGAGATTGTGATGTTTTGGTAGCTCAACTGGAGATACCAATTGAGACAGTTGCTTATGCTCTTGAAAAGGCTAAGGAATTTGGGAAAATGACTATTCTAAATCCTGCACCAGCTAGAGAATTAAGTGAGGATATAATTAGAAATAGTGATTTGATAATTCCTAATGAGAGTGAATTAGCATTGATGACAGGGATGAAAACTGACACTCACGAAGAGATAAAAGAGGCTGGAGAAAAGTTATTAAATTTAGGAGTGAAAGATCTCATAGTGACTTTGGGAAGTAAGGGATCTTTACATTTAAATAGAGAGGTATGTGAATTTCACTCAGCTTATAAAGTTAAGGCCGTTGATACAACAGCAGCTGGTGATAGCTTTATAGGTGGGCTAGTGAGAGAGTTAAAAGGTAACAACTTAAGTGAAGCTATAGAGTTTGCAACAAAAGTTTCAGCCATAGCAGTGACAAAAAAAGGAGCTCAAACATCAATACCAACAATAGAAGAGGTAGAAAATTTTAAGGGGGTAAAAAATGAAGAAAAGTAGACTTTTAAACAGCGAACTATCATATGAGATATCAAAAATAGGGCATACAGCTCATATTACACTTTGTGATGCTGGACTTCCTATACCCAGAGATGTAAAGAGAATAGACTTGGCAGTAGAAGCTGGACTACCTAGTTTTATAAGTGTTTTGGAGCCTATATTGAGTGAGATGCAAGTGGAAGAGATTATTTTAGCTGAAGAGATAAAAGATAAAAATCCTGAGATGTTGAAAAATATAATGAGAGCTTTTGAAAGAGCGAATATGAGTCCTAAAATAGTTTGGGTAAAACACGAGGAGTTTAAGAAAATAACAAAAGAGAGTGAGGCAATAGTGAGAACTGGAGAGTGTTCTCCATATTCAAATGTTATTTTAAAATCAGGAGTAGTTTTCTAGGAGAAATTTATGAATAAAGAGATTGTATTAAAGATGAGTGACATAGTAAAAACATTTCCTGGAGTAAAAGCTTTAGATGGAGCTAGTATCAATATATATAAAGGTAGAGTTATGGCACTTATGGGAGAGAATGGGGCTGGAAAATCTACACTTATAAAAGTTATGACAGGAATCTATAATATGGATAGTGGAAGCCTCTATGTTGGGAATTCAAAAGTTGATTTTAGAAATGTAAATGATTCTCAAGAGAAGGGGATAGCAGTTATACATCAAGAGTTAAATCTTATTCCAGAGCTATCTATTACAGAGAATATATTTTTAGGTAGAGAGATGGTAAATTCATTTGGAACAATAGATAGATCTCTGATGAAAAGGGAAGCGAAGATGCTCCTAGATAAGTTGAATATCAAAGAGAGTGAGGATACTCTAGTTAAGGATCTAACTATTGGAAAGATGCAGATGGTAGAGATTGCAAAAGCTCTTTCACAAAATGCAAAGATAATAGTTATGGATGAGCCTACAGATGCACTTACAGATAGTGAAACAGAGAGCTTGTTCAAAGTTATTAGAGAACTTACTGCTGAAGGAAAAAGTATTGTCTATATATCTCACAGACTGAAGGAGATTCCTGAGATCTGTGATGATATAACGGTGATGAGAGATGGTAAATTTATCTGTGAAGCTGAAGTAAAGGACATTGATGAAGAGTTTATAATTAGAAACATGGTAGGAAGAAGCCTTGATGAGCAGTTTCCGAGAGTAAAAGTAGAGAAGGGAAAAGAGGTTTTAAAAGTACAAAATTTAAAAAATAGATATGTCAATGATATTTCTTTTACATTGCACGAGGGTGAGATCTTGGGAATATCAGGATTGATGGGAGCTGGAAGAAGTGAGTTGGCAAAAACTATCTATGGACATTTGAAAAAAGATAGTGGAAAAGTACTTATAAACGGAGAAGAAAAGAATATAAAATCAGCTAAAACTGGAATAGAGTGTGGAATAGCTTATGTATCTGAAGATAGAAAAGGTGACGGATTGGTTTTGGGAATGAGTGTTAAGGATAATATGACACTATCAGCTTTAAACTTTTTCTCAAATATTTTTAAATTAGAGCATAAGAAAGAGGAATCAAGTGTAGAGGAGTATATTAAAAAATTTAGAATAAAAACTCCTACTATGGAGCAAAAAATAAAAAATTTAAGTGGTGGAAATCAGCAAAAGGTAGCTATTGCTAAGGCTTTATTGACAAATCCTAAAATCTTGATATTAGATGAACCTACAAGAGGAGTAGATGTGGGAGCGAAAAAAGAGATTTATGACTTTATCAATGAACTAAAATTAAAGGGCTTGAGCATAATAATGATATCTTCAGAGATGCCAGAGATAATAGGGCTTAGTGATAGAATAATAGTTATTCATAATGGTAAGATTACTGGAGAGTTTTTAGCTGAGGAAGCAACTCAAGAAAATATAATGAGATGTGCAGTAGGAGGAAAAGAATGTTAAAAAAAATATGGAGTAATAAGCCACTAATAGGACTTATTATATTTGTAATAATAGTATCTGTATTAAATCCCAGATTTTTAACTCATGCAAATATGTTGAATGTATTGAGACAGACTTCAATTAACTCGATAATAGCAATAGGAATGACTTTGGTAATATTGACTGGTGGGATCGATCTATCTGTAGGTTCTATATTAGCAATTTGTGGGGCTGTGATGGCATCACTTTTAAATTCAGGTCAAAATCCAGTGTTTGCTTTAATAATAACATTGATTTTAGGATTGGTCTTTGGATTTTTTAATGGATTTTTAGTTGCAAAGATGAAACTCCAAGCTTTCATAGTAACGTTGGTAACAATGACGTTTTTAAGAGGAGCAACACTTGTATTTACAGAGGGAAAACCAATAACTATAGATGATGGTGGTATGCTTTTTGAAAATATAGGTGGAGGTTATATATTTAATATACCTATTCCTATTTACATTATGGTGGTTCTTTTTATAGCTGGGTACTATCTGTTGATGCATACAAAATTTGGAAGATATACCTATGCTATAGGTGGAAATGAAGAAGCTACAAAACTTTCAGGTATAAATGTAGATAAGGTAAAGATATGGGTATATGGATTATGTGGTATGTTATCAGCTCTTGCAGGAGTAATTTTAACTTCTAGATTATATTCAGCTCAACCTACAGCTGGAAGTGGTTATGAACTAGATGCTATAGCTGCAGTAGTTTTAGGAGGAACATCTCTTGCTGGAGGAGTTGGAAGAATCACAGGGACAGCACTGGGAGCATTGATAATTGGTGTTTTAGGAAATGCTTTAAACCTATTGAATGTATCGTCTTACTATCAAATGATGATAAAAGCTTTGGTAATCTTAGTGGCAGTTTTAATAGATAGAAAATCTAATAAATAAATGTTGAGGTGATGAGAATGAAAAAAACAATGAAATTATTTGGAATGGCAGCTTTAATTATGGTGGCTTCAAGTGTTGCTAATGCAGAAAAAATAGGACTTGTAGTATCTACTCAAAACAATCCGTTCTTTGTTACATTGAAAGAGGGAGCAGAGGCAAAAGCTAAGGAATTAGGACATGAGTTAATAGTTTTAGATTCTCAAAATGACCCTTCTAAAGAGTTGGGAAATGTAGAAGATCTATTGATAAGAGGAGTAGATGTTCTATTGATAAATCCTACAGATTCAGATGCGGTAGCTAGTTCTGTAAGAGCAGCAAATAGAAGTAAGGTTCCAGTTGTAACATTGGATAGAGCGGCAAATAAAGGTAAAGTAGTATCTCATGTGGCATCAGATAATGTTTTAGGTGGAGAGATGGCTGGAAACTACATAATAGAACAGTTAAATGGTCAAGGAAAAGTTGTAGAGCTTGAAGGAATACCTGGAACAACAGCTGCTAGAGATAGAGGAGCTGGATTCAACAAAGCTGTAAATGGTAAGTTGACAGTAGTGGCAAAACAGGCTGCAGACTTTGATAGAACAAGAGGATTGACAGTAATGGAGAATATATTACAGGCTCAACCTGAAATTAATGCAGTGTTTGCTCATAATGATGAGATGGCATTAGGAGCTTTAAAAGCTATTGAAGCAACAGGAAAAGATATATTAGTTGTGGGATTTGATGCAACTGATGACGCTGTATCAGCTGTTAAAGCTGGAAAATTAGGTGCGACAGTGGCACAAAAACCAGCTGAAATAGGAGCTGTAGGAATAGAAGTAGCTGATAAAATTGTTAAAAAACAAGATGTTCCAGCAAATGTTCCAGTAGCTTTAGAATTGATAAAAAGATAGGATATGATTAGGAGAGAGGTGCAGAAGTGTACCTCTCTCCTCTTTGTTATTGTAGAAGAATAAAAAACAACTTTTTTGAATTTTATATTGACAAATTGTTTTATTTTTAGTACAATGTTCTCGTGAACAATAATTATAATAATACAATTTATATGGTAAAAAAAGTGAAAGCTATTTAAAAAGGAGTGTTTAAAATGAGAAATTTAGAGAAGTATCATGGAGTAATACCAGCATTTTATGCTTGTTATGACAAAGATGGAAATATTAGCGTAGAGGGAGTAAAAGCTTTAACTAGATATTTCGTTGAAATGGGAGTTAAAGGTGTTTATGTAGGAGGATCTTCTGGAGAGTGTATTTATCAATCTAAAGAAGAGAGAAAAGTAGTTTTAGAAACAATAATGAAAGAAGCACAAGGAAAGTTAACTGTAATAGCTCACGTAGCTTGTAACAACACAGCTGACAGTATGGAATTAGCTGCACATGCAGAGAGTTTAGGAGTAGATGCAATAGCTGCTATACCACCTATCTATTTCCGTTTACCAGAGCATGCAATTGCTAAATACTGGAACGATATCTCAAGTGCTGCACCTAATACAGATTTCATAATTTATAATATTCCACAATTAGCAGGAGTAGCTTTAACACCATCATTATATAAAGAAATGTTAAAAAATCCTAGAGTAATTGGAGTTAAAAACTCTTCAATGCCTATTCAAGATATCCAAACATTCAAAGCTATAAGCGGAAAAGATTCTATCGTATTCAATGGTCCAGATGAGCAGTTTATCGGTGGATTTATGATAGGAGCAGAGGGAGGAATAGGAGGAACTTATGGTGCAATGCCTAAATTATTCCTTAAAGCTTTAGATTGTTTCAAAAAAGGAGATTACGAAACAGCTCGTGCTATCCAATATGATGTAAATGATATAATTACAGCTCTATGCTCTTGTAAAGGAAATATGTATGGAGTAATTAAAGCAACTTTAAAAATCAACCACAACATAGAGATTGGAGGAGTTCGTTCTCCATTAGCAAATCTTGTTGAAGAGGATATGCCAAAAGTAGAGGCAGTTGCAAAATTAATAAGAGATACAGAAGCTAAATACTTATAATTTAAATGATAAAAAAGCCCCAGAGATGGGGTTTTTTTATTTTTTGTAAAAATCATATATTGGATGAAAAATAAAATATTATTAAAAAAAATATTATACATATATAAAATGTATACGGCTATATTGTGATGTTTGAAATGTTTATAATTTACAAAGTAAGTAGTTAAATAAAACAAACAATTGACTTTTAGAATAAAAGATGATAATATTTAAACGTAATTAAACAATATAACATAACGTTTGAAAATGGTGGAAATATGGAAAAATTGAAGGTTGAAGATTTAAAAAACGGATATACATACAATGCTAAGACAAAAATCTACTCTTGTGTATTTTGTGAAGAGGAGTTTGAAGATGGGTATATATATACAGAAGGTTATGATTATGTTACAGCTAAGAAAGCTATGGAATTACATATAGAGAAGGAACATCAAGGTATTATAAAGGCTTTTTTGAGCTTTGATAAAGAGGTAACTGGAGTTACAGAGACACAGAAAAAAATGATTCTGAATATGCTGGATAGAAAGACTACAAAAGAGATTGCCAAAGAGATGAGTATCTCTGAAGCTACAGTGAGAAGTAATAAATTTTATCTTCAGAAATTAAAAAATCAAGCTAAGATATTCCTTGCAATAATGGAGGAGTTAGAAGAGGTTTTACAGGAAGATGAGAGTTATCTAAATCAAGAAGATGGAGAGTTGAGAAATGTTTTTGAAACAAACTCAATGCAACTCTTCTTAAAAACAAAGGGATTGAAATAGGTGATATTGTTAAATGGTGGAGAGGTATATAGATAGAAGATGGAATATTTATATGATAATCATAAGTTATTTTATAAATAATTGTGTAAGTGGAGTAGTTTATGATGTGTATATAAACTACCTACAGGAGATAGATATAGATATTGCAAAATCCTTTTGGGGATATTATGGATACTCTATGTTTATATCAGCATTTATAATCACATTTATAAATAAAATAGGTTATAAGAAAATTCTTTTTCTTTCAGTAGGAAGCTGTAGTATAGGGCTCTTTGGAACTTTTTTATTACAGAGTGGTTTTTTTATAAGGATATTTATACTTCTGCTTTTGAGTGGAATACAGCTACACTACCTAATCTTGTTACCTTTTATAAATAAGTATACGAAATTAACTGAACAGGTAAAGTGGTTTTCAAGAGTTTATTATATAGGTTATGTTGGTTTTTTTATGACCACATACTTAGGAGGATATGCAACGATAGAGTTTTTCTCTAGAGTGACAAATCGTACATATCTAGAGGCGAAGGGGTTATCCAACTCTTTGGATACAATGGATAGTTTATTGAAAAGCCTCTATGTAACCTCAATGGGAAGGGTGATCCTGCTCTTGGGGATAATCTCTCTTTTAGGAATAATACCACTATTTTTTATAAAGGAGAATAGAGAGGATTACAGTGAGATTAGAGAGGGGAATAAAAATTTTGTAAAAGATATATTTAATAAAAGAAGAGAGATATTTAATAGACATTCAGTACTGTATCTCATCTATTGGGGATTGAATAACTTTGCAATCGGATTGTTTGTTCCATACTATACAATTTATTTCAATAGATATTTGAATATAGATAAGGTAACAACATCTCTACTACTTTCACTATCTTATATTGCAGTGGTACTCTTTATGTTTTTTACAGATACCATAGCTAAGCTAATAGGAAAGGTAAAAACACTATATCTTTCGATACTTTTGGCTATACCATTTATGATCTTGGTAGCTGAAGGGAATAGGTTTGGAGATAGTCGTATCTGGATAATAGGAGTGGCCTTGTTTATAAGAACAGGGATTATGAACTTGGGAAGTCCCATAGATAGTTCTTTGGCTGTGGAGGTTGTAAATGAGAAGATGGTTCCACTATACACTGGAATAATAAGTTTTATAACTGGAATAGCTGGTGTTTTAAGTGGTCAATTTACAGGTAAGATACTGTTTGATCAACCCAATGGATATAAGTTAGGTTACTATTTAGGGGCAGGTTTATATTTTATAGGGGCTTTGATAATTGCTACTAATTTTTCAAGATTTAATAAGATTAAAGGAGAGTAGTGAGTATATGGGAATGGAAGCAGAGAAGCGGGAGAGTAAATTTCAAAAGATATTAAAAGAGTTAGAATATATCAAATATACTCTAAATGGATTGATGACTTGGGACAACTTGATAAACTTACCTAATGGAGCCATAGAGTATAGAAAAAAAGTTATGAATTACTTTGTTCAAGATTACTATAAAAAAATCTGTTCTATAGAGTTTAGACGTGGTTTTCAGAAGTTGGAAAACAAAAATGAAAAGTCAGAGATAGAGAGAGCTATTTTGAGGAATATAAGAAAAGAGTATGGACATATGCAGAAGATTCCTGTAGAGGAGTATGGAAGATATGTTGAGCTCTTGACTGAAGTTGAAGAGGAGTGGAAAAAGGCTAGGGAGTTAGATGATTACTCTAAAGTGAAGAAGGGCTTGGAAGAGGTATTCTCTTGTTTGAAGAGCTTTGCTAAATATCGTGGGGAAGAGAGTAGAACATATGAAACTTTAGTAGAATATTATACAGAGAATATAACTTTGGAAAGAGTTGAGGATGCAATTTCAGAGATAAAAAAGGAGCTACTACCAATTTTACAAAGTGTTAAATTGAGAGAAGAAGAGAGTTTAAATCTAAAGGTTCAAGATGAAAATAGGCAGTTGATACTTTCAAAAGAATTGATGAGTTTGCTAGGCTTTGATTTTAACTTTGGAAGAGTAGATATTGGGGAGTATCCTACAACTTTGAGCAATACTCCTAATGATGTAAGAGTGATAACAAGCTTTAAAGACAATTTATTAACAGGTATTTACAATACTTTGCACGAGTGTGGAAAGGGGTTGTATGAGCAGGGAATAGATAGAGAATTGCTTGGAAACTATTTAGGGGAGATACCTTCTCAGGTATTGAATGAAGCGATAGCTAAAATTTATGAAAATAGAATAGGAAGAAATAAAAAATTTAGTGCCGTTTTATTGGAGGAGGTACAAAAAGTTTTTTCAGAGTTCCAAAATATAGAAGAGGAAGAGTTTTATAGAGCAATAAATAGAGTGGATAAAAATCCTATTAGAATAGAGAGTGATGAACTGAGCTACAATTTTCATATACTATTGAGATATGAGTTGGAGAAGGAGATGTTTCAAGGAAGTCTAAAATTTGAAGAGTTGTTTGAGAGATCTCAAGAGAAGTATAGAAAATATCTTGGAATAGAACTGACAAAAGAGGGTGATGGAGTTTTACAAGATGTCCACTGGGTGAGTGGCTATATTGGATTCTTTCCTACTTACATAGTGGCTGACATAATAGCAGGACAGCTTATAAATCAATTTGAAAAAGAGGAGAGTAAACTGGAGGAGATAATTGAGAAAAGAGAGTTCTCTAGGCTCAAAACTTGGTTGACTGAGAAGGTATTTAAATATGGAAGCTTGTATAGTTTGGAGGAGATTTTACTAAGAGTAACTGGTGAAGAGATAAATCCTAAATACTATATCGAGTATATGACTAGTAAATATAAAAGTTTGTATAATATAAAATGTAAAGCAATCTAGGAGGAAAAATGGAACGTTTTTTAGAGAAATTTGGATTAGGAGAAAAATTAAAAAAGAATTTGTTAGCTATTTTAATAGTTGCAGTGGGAGGGGCTATAATCTATGGTTTACCATATTTCCGTTATGACTATTATGACGCTTATTTGAAAGCTTATAACTTAACAAATGTACAAATGGGAGTTTTTGGAAGTATATATGGAGTTTTTGGAATGGTGTCTTATCTTTTTGGTGGTTATGTGGCAGATAGAGTTTCTGTAAAGAAAATACTTGTACTATCTTTGGTAGGAACAGGTGTTGGAGGATTTGTTCACTTGATACCAAACATTAGTTTTACTGCTTTAGTTTTACTATATGCATTTTGGGGATTTTCATCTTTATTTGCTTTCTGGCCAGCTTGTGTAAAGGCTGTTCGTATGTTATCTGATGCAGAGGGACAGGGAAAAGCTTTTGGAATATTTGAAGGTGGTAGAGGTGTAGCAGCTGCTTTGGGAGCATCAGTAGCTGTTATTGTATATAGACTAGGAGTTAAAGGGCTAGTAACTGATGAGATTTTAGGAATGAAGTATGTTATCATATTTTATTCAGTTATAAATGTACTTTGTGGTCTGCTAGTACAGTTTAATATGAAAGATGAGATAATGAAAAGTGATGAGAAGATCTCTTTTGCTGATATTGGAAAGGTAGTCAAATTACCAGCAGTTTGGATAATATCTATAGTAACTTTCTGTAACTATGTATTTACACTATCACTATACTATTTTGTACCATATGGAACATCACTTTTGGGAATGACAGTAACTTCAGCAGCAATATTAGCAGCTGTAAAGAGATATGTATCACCACTATCTAATATAGGTGGAGGATTCTTAGGAGATAAGATGGGAACAAGTAATCTTTTATCAATCTCTTTTATAGTTATGGCTTTAGGAACAGCTGGAATCTTATTTTTACCATTTAGTGGAACTACTTTAGTAATTTGGCTATTTGTAATACTATACATAGTAAACTATCTATTCTACAATGTAAACTACAGTCTTGTTTGGGCTATGATGGAAGAGGGAGCTATCCCAGATAAGTATTCAGGAACAGCAGCAGGATTGATATCTACAATAGGGTATTTACCTGAGATATTTATCTCTCTAATGGCAGGAAAGATATTGGATAAATTCCCAGGAGCATTAGGTTATCGTTATTTCTTTGGTTACCTAATTGTAATGTTATTATTAGGAGCTGTGTTTGTTGAGATTTGGAAAAGATACTTAAAGAAAAATAATCTTGTTAAAACAAAATAGGTAGGGTGTGTTGTAATGGAGAAAATTATAGAAGTTATTTTAAATAATATGGAGACGTTAAAAGAGAAGATTGGGGAGTGTAGAGAGTTAACTACTCAAACTGAGATTGTGGATTTTTTAAGAGAGAAGAGAGAAAATGGAGAAACAAATTGTGAGTATCTAGCTAGAGAGGGATTTTTTGATAAGATAAGTAAAGATGAGAAAACTCCATTAGTTTTTGATGGAAAGATACAGCCTGTATTTGATTATAAAGAGTGCATTTTTGAAAAGGTCTTTGTAGAGACAGATTTAGATACAGATGGAGATGGGAAGAGAGATCTTGTAGCTGTATATATTAGAAGATCTAAAGAGACTCTTGAAGGGATGAAAGTTCCGGCTATCTATGTGGCGAATCCATATATGATGAAGTGCGTTGAAGAGGTTTATGAAAAGAGAATGTATAATGTGGATAGAGATTTAGATCCAACTATAAAAGCAGAGGAGAAAAGAGAGGAAGTAGTACAAAAAGAGTTACCACCAAAAAGAATCAGTGTGGGAGAGGCAACTGTATCACCTACTGAAGAGATAGAGTTAGACTGTATATCTGAATGGTATAAATATTTTAACTCTAGAGGAGTAGCTTCAGTTTTCTCAGCTGGGGTAGGAACAGAAGGATCAGAAGGAATAAACTGTACAGGATCTAAAGATGAAAAAAAATGGGTAATATCAGTAATTGAATGGTTGAATGGAAAGAGAAAGGCTTTTACAGATAAAGAGAATAATATTGAGATAAAAGCTGAATGGTGTACTGGAAGAGTGGCTATGTCTGGAAAATCTTATCTAGGAACAATGTGTATTGCTGCAGCAACTACAGGAGTGGAGGGATTGAAAACAGTTATTCCAGAGGCAGCTATTTCAAGTTGGTATAATTATTATAGAATGAATGGAGTTACAGCTTCTCCATTAGGTTGGCAAGGTGATGATGCAGACTTGCTAACTGATTATTGTAGATGTAGAAAGCTAACTGATGACGAACAGATAAAGATAGCTGATAAGATCTCTGGAAGTATGAGAAGATGCTCTGATAGAGAGAGTGGAAATTACAATGATTATTGGAGAGAGAGAGATTACCTATTGGATGTTGATAAGATAAAAGCTTCAGTATTTATTGTACATGGATTAAATGACTGGAATGTAAAAACAAATCAATGTTATAACTTATGGAATGAGTTGAAAAAATATGGTGTTCCAAGTAAGATGATACTTCATCAAGGAGAGCACATATATATAGATA
It contains:
- a CDS encoding MFS transporter, whose protein sequence is MERFLEKFGLGEKLKKNLLAILIVAVGGAIIYGLPYFRYDYYDAYLKAYNLTNVQMGVFGSIYGVFGMVSYLFGGYVADRVSVKKILVLSLVGTGVGGFVHLIPNISFTALVLLYAFWGFSSLFAFWPACVKAVRMLSDAEGQGKAFGIFEGGRGVAAALGASVAVIVYRLGVKGLVTDEILGMKYVIIFYSVINVLCGLLVQFNMKDEIMKSDEKISFADIGKVVKLPAVWIISIVTFCNYVFTLSLYYFVPYGTSLLGMTVTSAAILAAVKRYVSPLSNIGGGFLGDKMGTSNLLSISFIVMALGTAGILFLPFSGTTLVIWLFVILYIVNYLFYNVNYSLVWAMMEEGAIPDKYSGTAAGLISTIGYLPEIFISLMAGKILDKFPGALGYRYFFGYLIVMLLLGAVFVEIWKRYLKKNNLVKTK
- a CDS encoding Xaa-Pro dipeptidyl-peptidase, with product MEKIIEVILNNMETLKEKIGECRELTTQTEIVDFLREKRENGETNCEYLAREGFFDKISKDEKTPLVFDGKIQPVFDYKECIFEKVFVETDLDTDGDGKRDLVAVYIRRSKETLEGMKVPAIYVANPYMMKCVEEVYEKRMYNVDRDLDPTIKAEEKREEVVQKELPPKRISVGEATVSPTEEIELDCISEWYKYFNSRGVASVFSAGVGTEGSEGINCTGSKDEKKWVISVIEWLNGKRKAFTDKENNIEIKAEWCTGRVAMSGKSYLGTMCIAAATTGVEGLKTVIPEAAISSWYNYYRMNGVTASPLGWQGDDADLLTDYCRCRKLTDDEQIKIADKISGSMRRCSDRESGNYNDYWRERDYLLDVDKIKASVFIVHGLNDWNVKTNQCYNLWNELKKYGVPSKMILHQGEHIYIDRLKGIDFNEIMNMWISHWLYEVDNGVMTKVPDILVQSNLDQDEWLKFDKNSKGIEKIYRVDKNGKLSLNSKEISEKSFQLRDDITTLGFDRESKKSEEWQKHLVLDVDKERKERAIYLGDVLDENMIISGGIKVGLDFVSKQNKGLLSVMLVDYGKQKRLNPEQKFVEEECITLGRKTGEVSRFFFAKDDEYSEYKIISRGHMNLQNIRGREKKIAIVPGETYSCEIDMIPTNHIVPKGNRIGLIIYGTDVEITQRPLEVMEYEIKESSIELKFEEK
- a CDS encoding MFS transporter, whose product is MVERYIDRRWNIYMIIISYFINNCVSGVVYDVYINYLQEIDIDIAKSFWGYYGYSMFISAFIITFINKIGYKKILFLSVGSCSIGLFGTFLLQSGFFIRIFILLLLSGIQLHYLILLPFINKYTKLTEQVKWFSRVYYIGYVGFFMTTYLGGYATIEFFSRVTNRTYLEAKGLSNSLDTMDSLLKSLYVTSMGRVILLLGIISLLGIIPLFFIKENREDYSEIREGNKNFVKDIFNKRREIFNRHSVLYLIYWGLNNFAIGLFVPYYTIYFNRYLNIDKVTTSLLLSLSYIAVVLFMFFTDTIAKLIGKVKTLYLSILLAIPFMILVAEGNRFGDSRIWIIGVALFIRTGIMNLGSPIDSSLAVEVVNEKMVPLYTGIISFITGIAGVLSGQFTGKILFDQPNGYKLGYYLGAGLYFIGALIIATNFSRFNKIKGE
- a CDS encoding dihydrodipicolinate synthase family protein produces the protein MRNLEKYHGVIPAFYACYDKDGNISVEGVKALTRYFVEMGVKGVYVGGSSGECIYQSKEERKVVLETIMKEAQGKLTVIAHVACNNTADSMELAAHAESLGVDAIAAIPPIYFRLPEHAIAKYWNDISSAAPNTDFIIYNIPQLAGVALTPSLYKEMLKNPRVIGVKNSSMPIQDIQTFKAISGKDSIVFNGPDEQFIGGFMIGAEGGIGGTYGAMPKLFLKALDCFKKGDYETARAIQYDVNDIITALCSCKGNMYGVIKATLKINHNIEIGGVRSPLANLVEEDMPKVEAVAKLIRDTEAKYL